CGTACCCGGTTTCCGGGGatagtccccggtttcggtgacctgtccccggctggagctgtccccggaaatgtccccggttttccctgtgactgacagacccaaaattggaatgaaatagtGGTGCACCCTACATgcacaggctcaagacagccagagcaagcactgctcagagctcagagatgttctagaatgcccacTTTAcgatgtctgtctgtctgtctggtgggtttagcgaacctAATttcttgtgccccagtgcagctctaggtcttgTGACCCCCCTAGGGCAGTGTCCtcattttaagttttacaaagataaaaacattaccttatTTGGAGGTATTtgcgcttctgagctgaaaatgtccccggattttgtctcagaaatctggtcaccatACACTAAGTCCTTTTTCCTGCAACCTCCTGGTCATAAACtcacttctctaacctttaggccaccactgtctttttacttttagtttAGAAAGTTTTTATAACTTCTTTTGTGTAGTTAactagtaaccaaggaggacactgagaattaaaaacatcatgatggactcttcagaagaggtcattatcttcactcgagtttagACTGAGATCTCAGAGGTCAGACGAACTCTTCAGTCTTTGGAGATCAAACTGCAGGCTGAGATCAGCAAGGTAAGAAAACACTAAATCTCTCAACTTCATCAAGTCATCAAATGTAACattgttgctgcattttgggatatatttccaaaaaacaaaacaaacccaaAAATGATCTGAAAAGGTTTCCCTTGAGTCTGTTATTGACGACTGAATTCTGATATTTTAACCCTTAAAGTTAATCGTTCCCATGCTAATTAATGATTGCCATTTCTGCCAGGATAATAGAGATACGTTAAGAAAAGTTGATTGCATAACTTTGACAATGACTTTCATTTGAGCTTTTCATTAATTTGGTTCCTAAATGGAAACCTATCGACTCCACtgccgttccggagcggatcctgCAGCTGGTGGAAATTGGGGATAAGTGATTTAACAcagtaacaagtgatccaccgtcgtgattcacaaaaccctgggttgaacatGAAGTTACCTCGGTAACACCAAATCGTGCtccgtagtacaggcctctggtcactttttttgacgtttttatagatttattttctccaagatttgtcactttttcgatgtttttgtcgattttttttccggcatttttgtcacttttttcagcgttcttttgtcatttttttttcaaatgctatgagataaaacacccaaattcaatgaaagtagtgaactgatcatttattttacttgggAAGAGCGtggggaaccatccacgttatttttttttgacaatttggtttaaagaaactcAAATTTCTAATTCTAggaactttttgaaaatgggtcaaatttgacaacaggagggttaaatgtTTGTAtcgattttgttttgttttcttttttttttttacagtggacATAACTATGTCATGTGTTTTTCAGAGATTTTTCTCATCTTCTTTTCTTCTGAAGCGCTGGATAGTTTCATGTTTCCTCCACTGATGGACAGAAATCCCGAAATAACGGAATCCCGTCTGccgtcctggctcctaaatggtggaaagAGCTTCTCGTTGACATCAGAGGACAGCTGAAAGTAATCGTCCACCGCAGGCTAAAACCACTTCTCTTCCGACTGCACCATTGCTAAAAAGATAatgctacaaaaaaaaaaaatacatgttgcacttatgaaaatgtgtgtgaatgttgaaAAGTTATCACTCTAAAGAAGCTAAATACACATCTGTTATAAACTCAGAACAGAAATGAGCATGAAACCTAAACAGTGATAACAGGAACACGGTTTGATATCTCAATGTCTTGTCGTCTGAAGTTTATTTGGAGTCTCTAGCTGAAAGTATTGTGGGAGGAGGagcattttacagttttttacactttgttactaatttcagaaccttgacgtcatttttcaaaactctagacacaaaactcatcaccaatgatcaaaatacacatttttcaaaactctaacaCTTGCTCCCACAAGCGTAATcacttctttgttttgctttttacagTACAAGCAAGTTGAGGAACACTGCATTTGATGTTTTACAGTACTACTGtcctttcttttctattttgtagctaattattttgttttgattcaaataaacctatgttgtgattgaactgtattgtttttcatcaatacatttcagGTTTTGTTCAATGACTCCACTGTGTCTGTAGTATTctctctactactgcagtacttttacagggATGTATTTACATCTAGTACCAaaatgaaacatgtatcaccAATTTTGTACTATAATATTTAATGATTGTACAAACGATGACCCAGTGAAACTATgggtagcttgtgtgtgggtgatctaAAGTAATGTTTCAATGTTATTTCACtataaattagttttttgaaccaatgattgtgcaagtgcaatatttctttaaagatatgaatgcacaatgcaatgttttCAACATTGGACAGTCTTTGTTACAAGTGATGACCATTTGGAGTTTTGtatctagagttttgaaaaatgatgtcaaggttctgaaattagtagcaaagtgattgtaaaaaactgtaaagtgGGTATATAGGTTCAAAAGAATGTGAACTGAACAAAGGCATGGTTTTATATCGCATGTTCAACATGAAATAAGAGCCAGTCAGCAGATTGGTAGTTAAAGCAGAGCATTTATTTACAGATAGAAGATTAATTTCAGTTTATTTGTTGCCCGTTTCTGTGTGCATCTGAGTGAGCGAGTGcgagtgtgtgtctatgtgtgtgtgtgtgtgtgtgtgtgtgtgtttgtgtgtgtgtgtgtgtgtgtgtgtgtgtgtgtgtgtgtctccgtggggagtgtgtgtgtgtgtgtgtgtgtgtgtgtgtgtgtatatgtatacgtgtctgtgtgcgtgtttgtgtgagtgtgttctgCAATGAGATGGCAAAAACTCATTAACAATAAATCAAAGATGAAGATAAATTGCGTGTGTTAAGGACAATCAAAACATCACGAGAAACagcgtgtgaatgctgaaaagttATCACTCTAAAGAAGCTAAATGCCCCCGCCGCCCCTCTTTATAAACTCAGAAACTGAGTAAGGTCATAACACACAGCACAATTCCATGAAACgacataataataaatgtaaaatcatCATAACAAAGTATTTATAATGATGACTTATTAAATGCACTGCATCAGTGTAATTCTTCAGCTATGTGTCATCAGATAAAAGATCATGAAGATGAAAATGCCTGAGCATCTCTTCAGATGTATCGGCCTCTTTCAGTCGACCTTTAAGTATCCTCTCTGATCAACCAGCGTCTGCAGGTTCTCTTTTACGTCACTGAAGTAACGCTCGATGTCACACATCTGCCTCATGTATCTCTGATTATAATAAACATCAAAGTATTTATCATGGCTGGCATGAGCTATGCGATACACATTTGACTCTTCATCAATCAGACGAGAAGGGGCTCGGAGATCACGGCACTTAGCCCTGATCATTTCCCTGTGCTCTTGAAACAGCATCCTCAGGTCTCTCAGGTAAGTAGAGAGGAGACTCTCCACAGGGTCGCAGGTCTGAGTCCCTCCGAGTCTCACCAGGTGAATCAGCATCTGGATGTGGAAGGCTGCCCCGTTCACCCAGGCCTTCAGAGCCTGAGACGACATGTGGCCGTCCCTCACCATGGAGTTCTTCAGCTTGGTGGGGGCGGCGCTCAGCTGGACCTCGATCCGTGTGATGTCAGTCGCCAGTTCGTAGTCGTTGTGGATGTGCATCATGCATCTCTTCAGGCACTCGTCGATCTGATCCCAGACCTCGGAGGCCTTCTCCTCGGCAAACACGCTCCGCAGAGCGTCCTTCATGCTCTCCTCAGGCGGACTGGGGAAAAACGAGTCGATGTAGATGGAGATGGCCATTGATCCGAGGCCCGCCAGTGCCGGAACTGGTGTCAAGTCGCCCAGTATCTCCAGCAGGCTCTTGATCATGCCTGCAGCAAACTGGCCCGCCTCCATTTTCCTCTTCTCGTAGTGTTGTCTCAGATTGTCTGAAGACGAAACACCAGTGAACATCACAATGGTCTTGTTGACTCTCAGATCTGGACTGTCTTTGATTTGCTTCCTGAAATCATCCAGTTCTGCCTTCTCCCTCTCCATTCTGCTCTGTGCATCACCCATCTTCTTGTTTTCAGGATCAGATCAAAGATGGAGGTTGTAGTTTTCTGTGGAACGCTGCAACACACAAACAGTGAACGTTTTCATGAAAATTATCTTAGAACATCGtttctactttcattgaaaCTTTGCATTAACTAGGAATTTATAATGCAGTTTCTTCTCCTGTACTGAAGTATCGTTAAAATGTGTTATTGCTTCCATGAGGCTCTGCATTCTTCTTTCACTACTGCAAACAGGTTACAGACTTCAAATCAGTTGCTGAAGAGAATTCCAGTCAGTGACTAAACATTTTGGGCCCTGtcttgcacccggtgcagcgcaaagccaaatgcaagtgtctttgctagtttgaGACCATCGTTTAAACaataaatgcacctgcgcccatctgtggcccatggccatgctggtcttacagggaggtgtgttcaggtgcattctgggtgtattgttatcttgaggcagcgggaagtgaatGGAACTAATGAAACTAATGCGCTGCCTATAGGTGCATTAATAAAAAAAGGGATGCgcagcagaacacacacatgcagaagataacaaataaaaatattacggtacAAATCagatcataacagcaatgctccaaggtccaaacgcacctggcttttaaagggaatgggagatgatctctgattggttgattgcatgttacgccccaaaacacacctctgattaatgaagacactaagtacaaccctttagaaccatgcgcccggcacacagacccttttttaccgctgtcaaactagcaaaattGGATTCGTAcgcgccctaaacacacctgtgcCAGGCTcttcacgccgtgtgcttagatggttaaaatagggcccagaaTCTCAAACCTTTAGACAGTAACGTTTTTACCGTGGCTCAGAGAGATGCGGTCCAGTTTCTGTCTGCTGGAGATGTTGTGATGACTGTGCAGAGTGATGGTGATGCTGCAGTCCCCTGACCAGCTGCACCagtaaagaaacaaacacatggaAAAATGAAAATCCAGATAACGGAAAAAAAAAGTGGGGGAGTGATTTCAAGTGGAAAAAGCATTTATGAAATCCATAATTTGTAGTTATTCAGTGACTAGTATCCCCCATACTTAGTGGTGTGAATGCTGAAGGAACATAAAAACTACATTCAATCATCAAAACGTTCAGCTCGATTCAGAATGCTGTGCAACTATTTATAATATTCATAACATTCATAATTTCTGAGATATTCAACGTTTAGCGGACATTTTTGCCCCATAAAAGCGGATGGACTGAATGTTCAAAGTTaacattttttatacattttcaacTGCTAGCTACTCATTCATACATTCACAGAGAGActccattcaaactttaaaactaTTCACATCTTTCATACATTCAGGGTTGGTATTCAACTTTCAAATCCCATgagtactttttaaaatattcagtctTCTTTGAGGCTTAGAAAAAGTGCCTTTCTGCACTGCATTAGTGTGTATGGGATGGAATGTTCAGACTCAGAGGGCAGGGCCCAACTGACAGAGTGGAAAGAGGCAGAAGCAAAAATCTCTTTACCTTGTGATACCATCCACAGTTTTAACTCTTCATACATTACTTTTATGTCAACATGTAGGGAATATTGTGCCCATTCTAACTATGGGCCTCATTCACTAATATCTTCTTAAGTTTATAATATGTTCAAAAGAAAGtccctaagaaaagtctacgtcgGATTCATCacgtgttcttaaacagcagaattgttcACACCTGTGTTCTTAGGAGTGATGAATCCCACGTCTTCGTAATGGAAAGCGCGTGCCAGTTGTTCCTAATTAGCATAAGAGAACACCCCGCAAATTCCCAAATAAGGACATGACACTTCCTGTGCACCTCCTGGGAAGCGGGAGACTGTGTTCAAGAGATGGTTGTCAGAGTTGCAGATGACTTGTACAtcgcagtggtggaggaagtactgaatctcagtctTAAGTATAGTAATATAGTAATACTATCATTGTAAACGActagaattaaataaaatgcagtaaccAATTATTTGGAGCCAATTGTCATCACTGAAAtgtgcgtaagagtgctcttgagtgttcgtagattttgttcttagctaagaacaaatccaagataagaaaacattagtgaatgtcagaATCTTCCTAAAAAGTGCATAAGTGTCTAAGTCTTTAGCAGGTGTGGTTCCTCCAGAAGTGaacactctctttctcatggTTATTAAAACTTGCAGAACAGATTTTTATCAAAGaagtactttactttacttgcTGTATTTCTTgtgtttaaaatattaaaaactgaATTACAACACGGTTGTTATGTTCCAGGTCTCTATAAGTGAAGTTAAAGGTTAGTTTctatgactgatgggaacaactatCTTTGAAGGAGTATTTTTTGGGACACTTTccagatagaggaggtctagaccacaccaCAAGTTAATTCACCCAGCAAATTAAAAACCATAACAGTAAAGCTGATGCTTTGACTCTGctgaacaacaacaaaccaaagGTTGATCTCATGGATCATCAGGTTTGATATCAGTAAAGTCACATGAAGAAAGTTCATGCAGTCATTATGAAATTATTCATTGAAATTCTGTGATAAACAATGCTAGGATTAGACTGAATGTACTGAaagtgtgtatatctgtgtgtgtctatgtgtgtgtgtgtgtgtgtgtgtgtgtgtgtgtgtgtgtgtgtgtgtgtgtgtgtgtgtgtgtgtgtgtgtgtgtgtgtgtgtgtgtgtgtgtgtgtgtgtgtgtgtgtgtgtgtgtgtgtgtgtgtgtgtgtctatgtgtgtgtgtgtgtgtgtgtgtgtgtgtgtgtgtgtgtgtgtgtgtgtgtgtgtgtgtgtgtgtggtttcatgttcttgttgttgttggagtTTGATCAACCATTGGATACGCAGCGAGTTCTCATTCTCAGCCTGTCCTCATGAAGCATTCGTTCATGTAGCTCTGAAGAGTAAGCAAGTAAAGCAAATCTTAACTTAACTGTCGTTAACTTAAGGTCCTGCTTTTAATGTCTTAATcggttgcatgttttcatacatGAGGAGCTTTACACACAACCTTATCACAGCTGAATATTTCATCACTGTTAGAGCCTACGTTTGGGTggtcatttacatttaaaaaggttGGAATTCTAGTTCAAGTGAATTGTAGCACACCACAGTCAACTCTAATCAAATAAAactatatttataataatgtaaTTTTCCACAAAATAGGCCTATTACATTTTTAGACTAAATTGTTTGGGTAATGTCTGTGTCTTCTACTGTTCAACCAGAGCAGCTATAATGCTAGCATCAAACAAACATTAATGATGAAAGCCAAACAGGTCATCCTAACACGCTGCCATAACACAGAACTGAATCAGATGTAGGTGATTACGATAGGCCAATCGGCTGGTCCTAACTATTAGCCTCCAGGTAGGCCTCAGACAATAGCAGGAAGCTGATTGTTTTTTAACAGAGCATATTGCGCCCTAAATGACTTGACACTGCCTGTGTTCAATTCTGCAAGTTGCCATGGTATCAATTTAATTAGTCATGCATGCAAGCAAATAACAGCTGATAATGTTAGCTAGTCGCAAAAGGCAGCCTCTTACCTGCTGTACTGTCTGCTGCTTTCTCGCTGTCAGACCGATAGGGAACTGCGTGGAGTTGTTAATGCTCCTTTTTAGTCctggtgagtttgtgtgtgagtcAGACATGTAAGAACAATTTCCCCAAGTTGAAGCCATTGCCTTATAAATAACCCTAATAAGTCCTCGCTACAGCCCCGCCCCTTTAACTTGCTCTGTTGTCGCTGTAGTAGTTTCAGACAGTGAGCTTCctagcagtcagctccccctgatGTCcctaaggtgcctctgcacccgttctgtttcagaccctcccaccaacCTTTGAGCCACGCCTCCTCTTGTACATACGCTTTTGAAATGCCAAATgctaaatccaaatggaaaaggaGAATGGTCCGTGTACGTTTTGAtagtttgttttcttgtttgaaccacaaaataaaataacgagaaaccacctgtttttcatttgtcgtttcaaaccaaaaacaaagaaacggtaaaaaaaaatctgtgtacCTTCCgggtccgtgtactttttcgttcattcgattttcatttcataaacaggtattaaaaacaaaaaactaatggttatttgattttcattttaaaatacaaaatttgaaattgaaatacaaggcattttttccttttcatggtcaaaaggggatgggagaaatttaaaatatactttgattttcattttctatttcatataacaaaaaataaaatcactcgaaAATAGAAACGAAAAAAGGcttgttttttcatattcagagaccggatgttgtcatttccacgGCAACAGCGCCAGTGTAGCATACCATTGGTGGTGCTTTCAGCCCAGGCTAAAATTACTTTGGAAACCCTAatgcatatgtttatatgtattgcctcatttatgtatttcatgaaatgaaaatcgaatgaccaaaaCATGCACTACCATATACATATAACTCAGGCTGcaggggacattctaaaacacttaacatgaaaaacaaacactaaCCATCACCatatttctcatggccatatcttgtcatgaacactagcctgtcaaaaaaactaaactgaaattcAACGATTATATTACATTCTCTCGCGTTaacgttttcttcttcattggcgcctatggcgaggaagaagcttaacgtggtttaatgtacctaaacaatgatcaatgattaccaaatttctatcacatattgctcctcataaccactgaaaacggtcaaaaaatctaacccaaagtccaattattatggacgttatctgactgaTAACTGACTGATATctgattgatcattgtttaggtacattaaaccatgttaagctttttcacgttaagcgttttagaatgtcccggCTGCAGTTGAGGGAAACTGTAGCCTATAACTTCCTAAGCGACCGATCATCCATTTTTTGCCCCCCTTTACgtaaatatacataaatgtgGCTATGAAATAGataatgaaatacataaatgaggcaatacatatGAACATACGCATTATAGTTCAATATTCACCCAGTATCTCCAGCAGGCTCTTGATCAACTTTGCAGCAAACAGGCCCGTCTCCATTTTCCTCTTCTTGTAGTGTTGTCTCAGATTGTCTGAAGACGAAACACCAGTGAACATCACAATGCTCTTGTTGACTCTCAGATCTGGACCGTCTTTGATTTGCTTCCTGAAATCATCCAGTTCTTCCTTCTCCCTCTCCATTCTGCTCTCCTCTCATCACCCATCTTCTTGTTTTCAGGATCAGATCAAAGATGGAGCTTGTAGTTTTCTGTGTGCACAGTTCAGAGTCGTGTGCAACGCTGCAACACACAAACAGTGAACGTTTTCATGTAAATTATCTTAGAACACCGTTTCTACTTTCATTGAAGCTTTGCATTAACTAGGGTTAAAATGCAGTTCTTTTCCTGTAATGAAGTATCTTTAAAGTGGGTTATTGCTTCCTTGAGGCTCTGCATTCTTCTTTCACTACTGCAAACAGGTTACAGACTTCAGATCAGCTGCTGAAGAGGATTCCAGTCAGTGACTAAACATCAAGGGCTCTATCTTACACCCAGTGCAGCGCAGGGCAAAGCCCaacccaagtgtctttgctagtttaagactgacccagttgtcagtttcccgtccagcgcccacgttgtttaaatagcaaatgcacctgtgccaTCTGTGGCCCGttggcgtgctggtcttacagggaggtgtgttcaggtgtgcACTTAGATgcttaaaatagggcccagaaTCTCAAACCTTTATATTCACTACCAACAAAgcttttttggggattttctaGCAATTGCCCATGCAAGATTCCGCTGGTGAATGATATCCGAAAGTCTATCTGTGAATCATCAATTGTCGCGTCCTTTAACCTTGCCTTGCCCATGCCTGCTATTTTGGccgtattattaatataggtagtctatagatcaggtttccctacactgtgcgagctttgcattgactatttatggttaaaaatggccGTGTACAGGgcaggataagaggctgattcatgTACGCACACTAGTGGGtgatctgtgatttataaaggcaacattgcttacagatgtgcgtacgcacggtttaataaatctaattttttttttggcatacgccatttttggcttttggccGTACATACACTTTTAGTAAAGCTCctacacacagttttataaataagACCCCAGCTCATGGTAATTTACCATTGAAAAGGATTCGTACAATGACGACAATATATCTTTCGGTGCAGAAGGGGCTCTTAACATCCCACAATTGTCATAATGTCATAATGCAGCTTTTAGAAATTCTACTTTCAACACAAGCAATTCATATTGTTTAGAGGGAACCAATGGGGTTTTACAATGTATTAAAATACCATGAAAACCTGAACATACTCTCTCTGAGAACAAATTCCCCAGTCACAAGGCAGGGTCTCCTGACAGTGCTTCAAACTAAAGGTAATGAACTGTAATCAACTGCTTGAGGCAGAAATGTGCATGAGTGTTCTTCTTACATACATGGTCGACCTGAAACTGATGCTCCTCCAGGGAAACCCGACAGACCTGTCAGGGTAAGTTGTGATATAGCTGGATAACGTTTAGAGAAACGTTTAGAGAAAAATAGATAAAACTATTGATATAAAATAACTGTTTCTGGTTAATATTGAAGTTCAACATTGGTAATTTGAGGTGTGCAAGCTGACGGCTAACTGGCTAACATTAACTAGTGGAGTGCACGGATTTATAAAGAGATGGAGTGAGCACGCAGCGGTGTGGCGGGGCTGACAGATGTGTGTCGATTGGTGTAGAGCTGCAGTATATACTGTGATTTTAGCTGTTCATGTTTACTGTGATCCACATTTTGCGATGAAAATACATGTTTCTGAGGAAGAGTTGTTCTGCTGTTGCCTGCTGTAGTCTCATTTCATCAAATACAtctgttgtgcgttggttgtgttaCTAAAACATAATTGCATATCAGTCCAACCCCTTGTCATTCCCAGCTTGTCCTACAGTGATTATGTTGTTTGTGATATCCCTTGGTGTCACTGTAGTTATTTCTGGTGCAAGGTTATGATTGTGAAAAGGCAGACTGCTCTatattacatactgtacatgcaataCAATCTGAACCAAAAAGTTGAAGAGAATATATAAACTGTTTTTGGTGCTATTTCATCAGTTATTCTTTACCAATTATGAAACTAATTATTATATGTTTGGAACTGCCAGCTTTGTTCTACTACTTAACGTATGCTAATTGTAAAGGGTCACTATACAGCTGTTATAGTGTTGTCTTTTAATGGAGTTTAATGAGATGTCATGGAAATTACTTATTTTAGCATAAGATGGCATCtgctatgtttttgtttttattttacatttggcCTTGAAGTTGATCTAAACCATTCTAACCtgtcatcaaaacaaaaaacaactgaaTATTAGCACACAGAGTTACTGCAAAGAAATGCAGCAAACCGGAAGTCATTTTTTGGATAGAAAATGCTAGACTTGTCCAGACTCTGGAATTGTTCTGTTCTGTGGTCCAGGAGGAGAAGTTGTGGGCATCCAATACTGTATTGAAAGGTTGTATCATGGAGTCTATTGAACACACCATGAACTCTATAGTGAAACCAAGTgatttgacaaaaaaatcaacatAGGACGAGTTGGAAATGAGAGCAGGTTTTATTGATGGAGTGCAAATCTGGATGGGTGTTTAAATTGAAGCAAGTCTAGAATTACTTCATTAAAGAAGCACTAATAGAACTATTTTTGGTTAGAATTTAAGTTCAAGTAGGCTTATGTAAGTGTTAATGTGAAATGTACTAACTTGATTGGCATATAATGATTACATCCTGTGCATGGCAAAATTACATTAATGGCTCCACAACACTAAATGTCAGCATGGAGGCCTGTATGCAGGTCTTTACAACTTTACTGTTAAACGTGGTCACTATCAGCTCTATTAAGACTCTTGGTCTGCTTGTTTTCAATAGGCTCCTCTGCCATCCATCCCTCGACGTAATGGGGCTCAATTGGGATACTTGAGACGAAGGCATGTCAAAACATACACAAAGGAAGTTATATGTTTACCTTTTTCACCGGGGGCATCGGTCTTCGTTATACCCAGAGGAGAAACTCGGACAAGGTTAGCTACGGC
This window of the Sander lucioperca isolate FBNREF2018 chromosome 21, SLUC_FBN_1.2, whole genome shotgun sequence genome carries:
- the LOC118494116 gene encoding uncharacterized protein LOC118494116 is translated as MGDAQSRMEREKAELDDFRKQIKDSPDLRVNKTIVMFTGVSSSDNLRQHYEKRKMEAGQFAAGMIKSLLEILGDLTPVPALAGLGSMAISIYIDSFFPSPPEESMKDALRSVFAEEKASEVWDQIDECLKRCMMHIHNDYELATDITRIEVQLSAAPTKLKNSMVRDGHMSSQALKAWVNGAAFHIQMLIHLVRLGGTQTCDPVESLLSTYLRDLRMLFQEHREMIRAKCRDLRAPSRLIDEESNVYRIAHASHDKYFDVYYNQRYMRQMCDIERYFSDVKENLQTLVDQRGYLKVD